The Blastococcus sp. HT6-4 genome window below encodes:
- a CDS encoding GNAT family N-acetyltransferase, giving the protein MTGVVREARHDDLSALRDVERAAGHLFARLGMDLVADDEPPSLETLREYADGGRAWVRTDDLDRPVAYLLAAEVDGCAHLEQVSVHPDHAGRRLGQELLSRLEQWARGRHLPAITLTTYTDVPWNGPYYQRLGFRVLTDAELSPGLRRVRRAEADHGLDRWPRAAMRREVRPPAPSG; this is encoded by the coding sequence ATGACCGGCGTCGTCCGGGAGGCCCGGCACGACGACCTGAGCGCCCTCCGGGACGTCGAGCGCGCCGCCGGACACCTGTTCGCCCGGCTCGGGATGGACCTGGTGGCCGACGACGAACCGCCCTCGCTGGAGACGCTGCGGGAGTACGCCGACGGCGGTCGGGCCTGGGTCCGCACCGACGACTTGGACCGGCCGGTGGCCTACCTCCTCGCGGCCGAGGTCGACGGCTGCGCCCACCTGGAACAGGTCAGCGTGCACCCGGACCACGCCGGCCGCCGTCTGGGCCAGGAACTCCTGTCGCGCCTGGAGCAGTGGGCGAGGGGGCGGCACCTGCCGGCGATCACGCTCACCACGTACACCGACGTCCCCTGGAACGGCCCGTACTACCAGCGGCTGGGCTTCCGCGTCCTGACCGACGCCGAGCTGTCTCCCGGCCTGCGGCGGGTCCGCCGCGCGGAGGCCGACCACGGCCTGGACCGCTGGCCACGCGCGGCCATGCGACGAGAGGTCAGACCTCCAGCACCGTCGGGATGA